A single region of the Streptomyces sp. NBC_01262 genome encodes:
- a CDS encoding DUF742 domain-containing protein, producing MATPPGGDEYGNPQQQPPYKRFNFPSAPSPEPRRPPQHRQPRIQPYDSPQAPSPQPRSARAAGRPTPMGSDGAPLVRPYAMTGGRTRPRYQLAIEALVSTTAEPAQLRGQLPEHQRICILCKDIKSVAEISALLTIPLGVARILVADLAEAGLVAIHQPGGDEAAGGQPDVTLLERVLSGLRKL from the coding sequence GTGGCAACGCCCCCAGGCGGAGATGAGTACGGCAATCCGCAACAGCAGCCGCCCTACAAGCGGTTCAACTTCCCCTCGGCCCCGAGCCCGGAGCCGAGGCGGCCGCCGCAGCACCGGCAGCCGAGGATCCAGCCGTACGACTCTCCGCAGGCACCATCCCCGCAGCCGCGCTCGGCGCGCGCCGCCGGCCGTCCCACGCCCATGGGCTCGGACGGCGCGCCGCTGGTGCGCCCGTACGCCATGACCGGTGGCCGGACCCGGCCGCGCTACCAGCTCGCCATCGAGGCTCTGGTCAGCACGACGGCCGAACCGGCCCAGCTGCGGGGGCAGTTGCCGGAGCACCAGCGGATCTGCATCCTCTGCAAGGACATCAAGTCGGTCGCGGAGATCTCCGCACTCCTCACCATCCCCCTCGGCGTCGCCCGAATCCTCGTCGCCGACCTGGCAGAGGCGGGCCTCGTCGCCATCCACCAGCCCGGTGGCGACGAAGCCGCGGGCGGTCAGCCAGACGTGACACTGCTCGAAAGGGTGCTCAGTGGACTTCGCAAGCTCTAG
- a CDS encoding nitrate- and nitrite sensing domain-containing protein, whose product MSVEAPAAGPGSRFAIRNWRVGTRLNAILLIPVLVALVFGGFRVQSSVQTWRQADDAVRVAKLVTAASVYANAAINERDVSVVPLLAGDTKNAKVVAAREATDKAGDAFDTAVAQMPQTPALIKRVKLVREGEKTLTALRAASYTRKLPGVRTEEGYHAVQHPLMELANELGFGSSNQASFGRTLYAISLTQAAESLMRSIGTHLLVEDRSKLADGELSTQLTAFASYAYLQQVALEEFQGGGTDQDIAELAKVTKEATAKGQEQIAQAKEQATAAGVTFVAPPGDLTTMVKAIASGKSPSDLAKVGITPTTWFAASTLGFDAYRAVEVYLTDNALSDTQDVADSARTDAIVNSAVVLVALIIAFIVAAMMARSMSNSMRRLRNGAFEVAEQRLPALVDQLSRTEPGRVDTRIQPIPINSQDEIGEVARAFDQVHREAVRLAAEQALLRGNVNAIFTNLSRRNQGLIQRQLTLITELENNEADPDQLENLFKMDHLATRMRRNGENLLVLAGEEPGRRWNQPVPLVDVLRAAASEVEAYERIELVGIPDTEIHGTAVTDLVHLLAELLENATTFSSPQTKVRVTATRLPDGRVMVEIHDKGIGLTAEDFADINHKLADPPTVDASISKRMGLFVVGRLADRHGIRVQLRPSGEQAGTTSLVMLPEPITHGGGGGEDLVSPEDDFTVSRIVPEHDTQSFEAYAPTAAELGFDDTRYEAIQVPDDARALDPVGRSLMREERRAQLEAATGDRPEEQSYETYEPQSSSYAEQGPYAQPQAYAYEANGYDEHAYSEQPQPQAYDQPYTDPGYPEPAYQEAPSYQDDWPSVPQPQPQAYDNGYGYQDPQPVVDSGASSQTAPFEAPDRVGFERPGPSSSVSNSLTDAGLPRRDRGWPSAEQPAAPAPLPVPTQAAQPPAPAPTAAPTAVPAQNGNDDWRSANDQNWQRAEQAREPKAGGVTPSGLPRRVPKANLVPGTAQQTPQSGPSVSRAPEDVRGRLSNLRRGVQQGRTAGTDTNGQGFGPNHQER is encoded by the coding sequence ATGTCCGTCGAGGCGCCCGCGGCGGGTCCGGGCAGCCGCTTCGCCATCCGCAACTGGCGGGTGGGGACGCGCCTGAACGCGATCCTCCTCATCCCCGTGCTCGTCGCGCTGGTCTTCGGCGGCTTCCGGGTGCAGAGCTCCGTGCAGACCTGGCGGCAGGCCGACGACGCGGTGCGCGTCGCCAAGCTGGTGACCGCGGCCTCCGTCTACGCCAACGCGGCGATCAACGAGCGCGATGTCTCGGTCGTCCCGCTGCTCGCGGGAGACACCAAGAACGCCAAGGTGGTCGCTGCCCGCGAGGCGACCGACAAGGCGGGTGACGCCTTCGACACCGCCGTCGCCCAGATGCCTCAGACCCCGGCCCTGATCAAGCGCGTCAAGCTGGTCCGCGAGGGCGAGAAGACACTGACCGCGCTGCGCGCGGCCTCCTACACCCGCAAGCTGCCCGGCGTACGGACCGAAGAGGGCTACCACGCCGTCCAGCACCCGCTGATGGAGCTCGCCAACGAACTCGGGTTCGGCAGCAGCAACCAGGCCAGCTTCGGCCGCACCCTGTACGCCATCTCGCTCACCCAGGCCGCCGAGTCGCTCATGCGGTCCATCGGCACCCACCTGCTGGTCGAGGACCGCAGCAAGCTGGCGGACGGCGAACTGAGCACTCAGCTCACGGCCTTCGCCTCCTACGCCTATCTGCAGCAGGTCGCGCTGGAGGAGTTCCAGGGCGGCGGCACCGACCAGGACATCGCCGAGCTCGCCAAGGTGACCAAGGAAGCCACCGCCAAGGGCCAGGAGCAGATCGCCCAGGCCAAGGAGCAGGCCACGGCGGCGGGCGTGACCTTCGTCGCCCCGCCCGGCGACCTGACCACGATGGTCAAGGCGATCGCCTCCGGGAAGTCCCCCTCGGACCTGGCCAAGGTGGGCATCACCCCCACCACGTGGTTCGCGGCCTCGACCCTCGGCTTCGACGCCTACCGCGCCGTCGAGGTCTACCTCACCGACAACGCCCTCAGCGACACCCAGGACGTCGCGGACAGCGCGCGCACCGACGCCATCGTGAACTCCGCGGTCGTGCTGGTCGCCCTGATCATCGCCTTCATCGTGGCCGCCATGATGGCCCGCTCGATGAGCAACAGCATGCGCCGCCTGCGCAACGGCGCCTTCGAGGTCGCCGAGCAGCGCCTGCCCGCGCTGGTCGACCAGCTCTCGCGTACGGAACCGGGCCGGGTCGACACGCGCATCCAGCCCATCCCGATCAACTCCCAGGACGAGATCGGCGAGGTCGCCCGCGCCTTCGACCAGGTGCACCGCGAGGCCGTCCGGCTCGCCGCCGAGCAGGCGCTGCTGCGAGGGAACGTCAACGCGATCTTCACCAACCTCTCCCGCCGCAACCAGGGCCTCATCCAGCGCCAGCTCACGCTGATCACCGAGCTGGAGAACAACGAGGCGGACCCGGACCAGCTGGAGAACCTCTTCAAGATGGACCACCTCGCCACGCGCATGCGGCGCAACGGCGAGAACCTCCTGGTCCTCGCCGGCGAGGAGCCCGGCCGCCGCTGGAACCAGCCGGTCCCGCTGGTGGACGTCCTGCGCGCCGCGGCCTCCGAGGTGGAGGCGTACGAGCGCATAGAACTGGTCGGCATCCCGGACACCGAGATCCACGGCACCGCCGTGACCGACCTCGTCCACCTGCTGGCCGAGCTGCTGGAGAACGCCACCACGTTCTCCTCCCCGCAGACCAAGGTCCGGGTCACCGCGACCCGGCTGCCCGACGGCCGCGTCATGGTCGAGATCCACGACAAGGGCATCGGCCTCACCGCCGAGGACTTCGCGGACATCAACCACAAGCTGGCCGACCCGCCGACCGTGGACGCCTCGATCTCCAAGCGCATGGGCCTGTTCGTGGTCGGCCGCCTGGCCGACCGGCACGGCATCCGCGTCCAGCTCCGCCCGTCCGGCGAGCAGGCCGGCACCACCTCGCTGGTCATGCTCCCCGAGCCGATCACCCACGGTGGCGGCGGCGGCGAGGACCTGGTCTCTCCCGAGGACGACTTCACCGTCTCCCGGATCGTCCCCGAGCACGACACCCAGAGCTTCGAGGCCTACGCCCCGACCGCCGCGGAACTCGGCTTCGACGACACCCGCTACGAGGCCATCCAGGTCCCGGACGACGCGCGCGCCCTGGACCCGGTGGGCCGCTCCCTGATGCGCGAGGAACGCCGCGCCCAGCTGGAGGCCGCCACCGGCGACCGTCCGGAGGAGCAGTCCTACGAGACCTACGAGCCGCAGTCGTCGTCCTACGCGGAGCAGGGGCCCTACGCGCAGCCGCAGGCCTACGCCTACGAGGCCAACGGCTACGACGAGCACGCGTACAGCGAGCAGCCCCAGCCGCAGGCCTACGACCAGCCCTACACCGACCCCGGTTACCCGGAGCCCGCCTACCAGGAGGCTCCGTCCTACCAGGACGACTGGCCGTCGGTGCCGCAGCCCCAGCCGCAGGCCTACGACAACGGTTACGGCTACCAGGACCCGCAGCCTGTCGTGGATTCCGGTGCTTCCTCCCAGACTGCCCCCTTTGAGGCGCCGGACCGCGTAGGCTTCGAGCGACCGGGACCCAGCTCCAGTGTGTCCAACTCGCTGACCGACGCCGGCCTGCCGCGTCGCGACCGCGGGTGGCCGTCCGCCGAGCAGCCCGCGGCCCCGGCACCACTACCCGTTCCCACGCAGGCGGCGCAGCCTCCGGCCCCGGCTCCGACAGCGGCTCCGACCGCGGTGCCGGCGCAGAACGGCAACGACGACTGGCGTTCGGCGAACGACCAGAACTGGCAGCGGGCCGAGCAGGCCCGTGAGCCCAAGGCGGGTGGGGTCACCCCCTCCGGCCTGCCCCGGCGGGTCCCCAAGGCCAACCTGGTCCCGGGCACCGCACAGCAGACTCCGCAGAGCGGCCCTTCGGTCTCTCGTGCACCCGAGGACGTACGAGGCCGGCTGAGCAATCTGCGGCGCGGTGTCCAGCAGGGGCGCACTGCGGGAACTGACACGAACGGCCAGGGCTTCGGCCCCAATCACCAGGAGCGTTAG
- a CDS encoding GTP-binding protein, producing MDFASSSGPPARSTTSAKIVVAGGFGVGKTTFVGAVSEINPLRTEAVMTSASAGIDDLTHAPDKTTTTVAMDFGRITLDEDLILYLFGTPGQDRFWFMWDDLVRGAIGAVVLVDTRRLADCFPAVDYFENSGLPFVIALNGFDGQQPYKPEEVREALQIGPEAPIITTDARHRGEAKSALITLVEHALMARLR from the coding sequence GTGGACTTCGCAAGCTCTAGCGGTCCTCCAGCTCGCTCAACCACCTCTGCGAAGATCGTGGTGGCGGGCGGCTTCGGCGTGGGAAAGACCACGTTCGTAGGTGCCGTATCGGAGATCAACCCGCTGCGTACCGAAGCCGTGATGACGTCGGCCTCCGCCGGCATCGACGACCTGACCCACGCGCCGGACAAGACCACGACCACCGTGGCCATGGACTTCGGCCGTATCACGCTCGACGAGGACCTGATCCTCTACCTGTTCGGCACCCCTGGGCAGGACCGGTTCTGGTTCATGTGGGACGACCTGGTGCGCGGCGCCATCGGCGCGGTCGTGCTCGTCGACACCCGGCGGCTCGCCGACTGCTTCCCGGCGGTCGACTACTTCGAGAACAGCGGGCTGCCCTTCGTCATCGCCCTCAACGGCTTCGACGGCCAGCAGCCGTACAAGCCCGAGGAGGTGCGTGAGGCCCTGCAGATCGGGCCTGAGGCGCCGATCATCACCACGGACGCCCGGCACCGCGGCGAGGCGAAGAGCGCGCTCATCACGCTCGTGGAGCACGCGCTGATGGCGCGGCTTCGGTAG
- a CDS encoding HpcH/HpaI aldolase/citrate lyase family protein — protein MTDAILRPRRSVLYMPGANERALEKAKSLPTDALILDLEDSVAPDAKADARKRVAAAAASGEYGYREVTIRVNSPGTPWHEDDLRAAAEAGPDAVVVPKVDSPETVHAIERALEAAGAPDRTAIWAMVETPRAMLDARAIAAASDRLTVLVMGTNDLAKELHAEHVPGRAPLLTGLSLALLAARATGKVILDGVYNDVTDLAGFEAECVQGRQFGFDGKTLIHPKQVEICNNAFAPSQEEADKAARIIAAFEEAAAEGRGVVTVDGKMIENLHVEDARRVLALAEAVAGR, from the coding sequence ATGACCGACGCCATCCTGCGGCCCCGCCGCTCCGTGCTGTACATGCCCGGCGCCAATGAGCGGGCCCTCGAAAAGGCCAAGTCCCTCCCCACCGACGCGCTGATCCTCGACCTGGAGGACTCCGTCGCCCCCGACGCCAAGGCGGACGCCCGCAAGCGCGTCGCGGCGGCGGCGGCCTCGGGGGAGTACGGCTACCGCGAGGTCACCATCCGGGTGAACTCGCCCGGCACCCCCTGGCACGAGGACGACCTGCGGGCCGCCGCCGAGGCCGGGCCGGACGCGGTCGTGGTCCCCAAGGTGGACTCGCCGGAGACGGTGCACGCCATCGAGCGCGCCCTCGAAGCCGCCGGGGCCCCGGACCGTACCGCGATCTGGGCCATGGTCGAGACCCCGCGCGCCATGCTCGACGCCCGCGCGATCGCCGCCGCCTCCGACCGCCTCACCGTCCTGGTCATGGGCACCAACGACCTGGCCAAGGAACTGCACGCCGAGCACGTCCCGGGCCGGGCCCCGCTGCTCACCGGGCTGTCGCTGGCGCTGCTCGCCGCCCGGGCCACCGGCAAGGTGATCCTGGACGGCGTCTACAACGACGTGACCGACCTCGCGGGCTTCGAGGCGGAGTGCGTACAGGGCCGGCAGTTCGGCTTCGACGGCAAGACGCTGATCCACCCCAAGCAGGTGGAGATCTGCAACAACGCCTTCGCCCCCTCCCAGGAGGAAGCCGACAAGGCAGCCCGCATCATCGCCGCCTTCGAGGAGGCCGCGGCGGAGGGCAGGGGAGTGGTCACGGTCGACGGAAAGATGATCGAGAACCTCCATGTGGAGGACGCACGCCGTGTCCTGGCACTTGCCGAGGCTGTTGCCGGGAGGTAA
- a CDS encoding acyl-CoA carboxylase epsilon subunit, whose translation MSTPADATLVRVEKGAASDEELAALTAVLLARAAGREATEYTQPRSVAGWRRLERQGGFSAPHSWRS comes from the coding sequence GTGAGCACCCCTGCTGATGCCACACTCGTCCGCGTCGAGAAGGGCGCGGCCAGCGACGAGGAGCTGGCGGCCCTGACCGCCGTCCTGCTGGCCCGCGCCGCCGGTCGCGAAGCGACCGAGTACACCCAGCCGCGCTCCGTCGCGGGCTGGCGCCGCCTGGAGCGCCAGGGCGGCTTCTCCGCCCCGCACAGCTGGCGCAGCTGA
- a CDS encoding HpcH/HpaI aldolase/citrate lyase family protein: MRSAKDFFRPLAVGAPAPVREVPFRPSRMIHFFDPSNEKMAAKVPSIAAKVDVLLGNLEDAVAADRKEAARAGLVEIAKANEFGETQLWTRINSLDSPWALDDLLTLVTEIGHKLDVVMVPKVEGAEDIHYVDRLLAQLEAKAGLTRPILVHAILETASGVANVEEIAGASPRMQGISLGPADLAASRRMKTTRVGGGHPGYLVREDPRGTPDIDGAPELPRITYQQDLWHYTIARMVDACAAHGILPYYGPFGDIKDVLACEDQFRNAFLLGCVGAWSLHPVQIDIAKKVFSPAPAEVAWARRVIDAMGDGTGAVMIDGKMQDDATFKQCQVVAELADALAARDPELAKAYDAAYEAVQKAVLKAAQKEQS, from the coding sequence ATGCGTTCCGCGAAGGACTTCTTCCGACCGCTGGCCGTGGGGGCCCCGGCCCCCGTACGGGAGGTGCCGTTCCGGCCGTCGCGGATGATCCACTTCTTCGACCCGAGCAACGAGAAGATGGCGGCCAAGGTGCCGTCGATCGCGGCGAAGGTCGACGTACTCCTGGGCAACCTGGAGGACGCGGTCGCGGCGGACCGCAAGGAGGCGGCGAGGGCCGGCCTCGTTGAGATCGCCAAGGCCAACGAGTTCGGCGAGACGCAGCTGTGGACGCGGATCAACAGCCTGGACTCGCCGTGGGCGCTGGACGACCTCCTCACCCTGGTCACCGAGATCGGGCACAAGCTGGATGTCGTGATGGTGCCCAAGGTCGAGGGCGCCGAGGACATCCACTACGTGGACCGCCTGCTCGCCCAGCTCGAAGCCAAGGCCGGTCTCACCCGCCCGATCCTGGTGCACGCGATCCTGGAGACGGCCAGCGGCGTCGCGAACGTCGAGGAGATCGCCGGAGCCAGCCCGCGCATGCAGGGCATCTCGCTCGGCCCGGCCGACCTGGCGGCCAGCCGCCGGATGAAGACCACCCGCGTCGGCGGCGGGCACCCCGGATACCTGGTCCGCGAGGACCCCAGGGGCACCCCGGACATCGACGGGGCCCCGGAGCTGCCGCGCATCACCTACCAGCAGGACCTGTGGCACTACACGATCGCGCGCATGGTGGACGCCTGCGCCGCGCACGGGATCCTGCCGTACTACGGCCCCTTCGGCGACATCAAGGACGTCCTCGCCTGCGAGGACCAGTTCCGCAACGCCTTCCTGCTGGGCTGCGTCGGAGCGTGGAGCCTGCACCCGGTGCAGATCGACATCGCGAAGAAGGTCTTCTCGCCCGCCCCCGCCGAGGTGGCCTGGGCCCGCCGGGTGATCGACGCCATGGGCGACGGCACCGGCGCGGTGATGATCGACGGCAAGATGCAGGACGACGCCACCTTCAAGCAGTGCCAGGTGGTCGCCGAGCTGGCGGACGCCCTCGCCGCCCGTGACCCCGAGCTGGCCAAGGCGTACGACGCCGCCTACGAGGCCGTACAGAAGGCTGTACTGAAGGCCGCGCAGAAGGAGCAGAGCTGA
- a CDS encoding roadblock/LC7 domain-containing protein encodes MSQAAQNLNWLITNFVDNTPGVSHTVVVSADGLLLAMSEGFPRDRADQLAAVASGLTSLTAGASRIFEGGSVNQTVVEMERGFLFLMAVSDGSSLAVLAHPECDIGLVGYEMALLVDRAGSVLTPDLRAELQGSLLN; translated from the coding sequence ATGAGCCAGGCGGCACAGAACCTGAACTGGTTGATCACGAACTTCGTGGACAACACCCCCGGGGTGTCCCACACGGTCGTGGTCTCCGCCGACGGCCTGCTGCTGGCGATGTCCGAGGGCTTTCCGCGGGACCGGGCCGACCAGCTCGCCGCGGTCGCCTCGGGCCTGACCTCCCTGACGGCGGGTGCCTCCCGCATCTTCGAGGGCGGCAGCGTCAACCAGACCGTCGTGGAGATGGAACGCGGCTTCCTCTTCCTCATGGCCGTGTCCGACGGATCCTCGCTGGCCGTACTGGCGCACCCCGAGTGCGACATCGGCCTCGTGGGCTACGAGATGGCCCTGCTCGTCGACCGGGCAGGGTCGGTCCTCACCCCGGATCTACGCGCCGAATTGCAGGGCAGCCTGCTCAACTGA
- a CDS encoding acyl-CoA carboxylase subunit beta has product MSVLDEVPTEPVAVANDARGRVAELHAIREQVRRGPSDRATEAQKAKGKLTARERIELLLDEGSFNEVEPLRRHRATGFGLEAKRPYTDGVITGWGTVHGRTVFVYAHDFRIFGGALGEAHATKIHKIMDMAISAGAPLVSLNDGAGARIQEGVSALAGYGGIFQRNTRASGVIPQISVMLGPCAGGAAYSPALTDFVFMVRETSQMFITGPDVVQAVTGEKISQNGLGGADVHSEVSGVSHFAYDDEQTCIEEVRYLLSMLPQNNRENPPPTPTSDPADRRGEVLLDLVPADGNRPYDMHKVIEELVDDGDYLEIHERWARNIIVALARLDGQVVGIVANQPQHLAGVLDIEASEKAARFVQMCDAFNIPLVTLLDVPGFLPGVDQEHGGIIRHGAKLLYAYCNATVPRISLILRKAYGGAYIVMDSQSIGADLTYAWPTNEIAVMGAEGAANVIFRKQIAEADDPEAMRTAMVKEYKSELMHPYYAAERGLVDDVIDPVDTREVLIRSLAMLRTKHADLPSRKHGNPPQ; this is encoded by the coding sequence ATGAGCGTTTTGGACGAAGTGCCGACCGAGCCCGTAGCCGTGGCGAACGACGCCCGAGGCCGAGTGGCAGAGCTGCACGCCATCCGCGAGCAGGTCCGGCGCGGACCCAGCGACCGTGCCACCGAGGCCCAGAAGGCCAAGGGCAAGCTGACGGCCCGCGAGCGCATCGAGCTGCTGCTCGACGAGGGCTCCTTCAACGAGGTCGAGCCGCTGCGTCGGCACCGCGCCACCGGCTTCGGCCTGGAGGCGAAGCGTCCGTACACCGACGGTGTGATCACCGGCTGGGGCACCGTCCACGGCCGCACGGTCTTCGTATACGCGCACGACTTCCGGATCTTCGGCGGCGCGCTGGGCGAGGCCCACGCCACCAAGATCCACAAGATCATGGACATGGCCATCTCGGCCGGCGCGCCCCTGGTGTCGCTGAACGACGGCGCCGGGGCCCGTATCCAGGAGGGCGTCTCCGCGCTCGCCGGCTACGGCGGCATCTTCCAGCGCAACACCCGCGCCTCCGGTGTCATCCCGCAGATCTCCGTGATGCTCGGCCCGTGCGCGGGCGGCGCGGCCTACAGCCCGGCGCTCACCGACTTCGTCTTCATGGTCCGCGAGACCTCGCAGATGTTCATCACCGGCCCGGACGTCGTCCAGGCCGTCACCGGCGAGAAGATCTCCCAGAACGGCCTCGGCGGCGCCGACGTCCACTCCGAGGTCTCCGGCGTCTCGCACTTCGCCTACGACGACGAGCAGACCTGTATCGAAGAGGTCCGCTACCTGCTGTCGATGCTCCCGCAGAACAACCGGGAGAACCCGCCGCCCACCCCCACCTCCGACCCCGCCGACCGGCGCGGCGAGGTACTGCTGGACCTGGTCCCCGCCGACGGCAACCGGCCGTACGACATGCACAAGGTGATCGAGGAGCTCGTCGACGACGGCGACTACCTGGAGATCCACGAGCGCTGGGCGCGCAACATCATCGTCGCCCTGGCCCGCCTGGACGGCCAGGTCGTCGGCATCGTAGCCAACCAGCCCCAGCACCTGGCCGGTGTCCTGGACATCGAGGCCAGTGAGAAGGCCGCACGCTTCGTCCAGATGTGCGACGCCTTCAACATCCCCCTCGTCACCCTTCTGGACGTCCCCGGCTTCCTCCCGGGCGTCGACCAGGAGCACGGTGGCATCATCCGGCACGGTGCCAAGCTGCTGTACGCGTACTGCAACGCCACCGTGCCCAGGATCTCGCTGATCCTGCGCAAGGCCTACGGAGGTGCGTACATCGTCATGGACAGCCAGTCCATCGGCGCCGACCTCACCTACGCCTGGCCGACCAACGAAATCGCGGTGATGGGCGCCGAGGGTGCCGCCAATGTCATCTTCCGCAAGCAGATCGCCGAGGCCGACGACCCCGAGGCCATGCGCACAGCCATGGTCAAGGAATACAAAAGCGAGCTCATGCACCCTTACTACGCAGCGGAGCGTGGACTGGTGGATGACGTGATCGACCCGGTGGACACCCGCGAGGTCCTGATCCGCTCACTCGCGATGCTGCGCACCAAGCACGCCGACCTGCCGTCGCGCAAGCACGGCAACCCGCCTCAGTAA